The Enterobacter kobei genome has a segment encoding these proteins:
- the osmB gene encoding osmotically-inducible lipoprotein OsmB translates to MTLTSKKLAAAVLAITVAMSLSACSNWSKRDRNTAIGAGAGALGGAVLTDGSTLGTLGGAAVGGIIGHQVGK, encoded by the coding sequence ATGACCTTAACCAGCAAAAAATTAGCCGCCGCTGTTCTGGCAATCACTGTAGCAATGTCCCTGAGCGCATGCTCTAACTGGTCTAAACGTGACCGTAACACCGCCATTGGTGCCGGTGCAGGTGCACTCGGTGGTGCAGTCTTAACAGATGGTAGCACGCTGGGTACATTGGGTGGCGCTGCTGTCGGTGGTATTATCGGTCACCAGGTTGGCAAATAA
- the yciH gene encoding stress response translation initiation inhibitor YciH, producing the protein MTDSNSRLVYSTESGRIDEPKTKVERPKGDGIVRIQRQTSGRKGKGVCLISGIDQDDAELTKLAAELKKKCGCGGAVKDGIIEIQGDKRDLIKSLLEAKGMKVKLAGG; encoded by the coding sequence ATGACCGATTCCAACAGTCGTCTGGTCTACTCAACGGAGAGTGGGCGCATAGATGAGCCGAAAACCAAAGTGGAACGTCCGAAGGGCGACGGTATTGTGCGTATCCAGCGTCAAACCAGTGGACGAAAAGGGAAAGGGGTTTGCCTTATCTCAGGAATTGACCAGGATGATGCTGAACTAACAAAACTGGCGGCTGAGTTGAAAAAGAAATGTGGCTGCGGTGGTGCCGTGAAAGACGGCATTATTGAAATTCAGGGTGATAAACGCGATTTAATTAAATCGCTGCTTGAAGCAAAGGGCATGAAAGTCAAACTGGCAGGCGGTTAA
- the pyrF gene encoding orotidine-5'-phosphate decarboxylase, which yields MTSVTSSTSRVITDSPVVVALDYNKRDAALAFVDGIDPRDCRLKVGKEMFTLFGPQIVRDLQQRGFDVFLDLKFHDIPNTTAHAVAAAAELGVWMVNVHASGGARMMTAAREALLPFGKDAPLLIAVTVLTSMDESDLRDLGVTLSPAEHAERLARLTQNCGLDGVVCSAQEAVRFKSELGKDFKLVTPGIRPAGSDVGDQRRIMTPEQALAAGVDYMVIGRPVTQSANPAETLKAINASLKKGA from the coding sequence ATGACGTCTGTTACTTCCTCCACTTCCCGCGTTATTACGGATTCTCCTGTTGTTGTCGCGCTTGATTACAATAAGCGTGACGCTGCACTGGCCTTTGTCGACGGTATCGATCCTCGCGATTGCCGCCTGAAAGTTGGTAAAGAGATGTTCACGCTGTTTGGACCGCAAATCGTCCGCGATCTGCAGCAGCGTGGTTTCGATGTCTTCCTCGATCTCAAGTTCCATGACATCCCGAATACCACGGCGCACGCCGTTGCCGCCGCCGCAGAGCTGGGTGTATGGATGGTCAACGTCCATGCGTCGGGCGGAGCGAGAATGATGACTGCCGCACGTGAAGCCCTCCTGCCGTTCGGGAAAGATGCGCCATTGCTGATTGCGGTGACCGTATTGACCAGTATGGACGAAAGTGATTTACGCGATCTTGGCGTGACATTGTCACCTGCCGAACATGCCGAGCGTCTTGCGCGTCTGACGCAGAACTGCGGGCTGGATGGCGTCGTCTGCTCCGCACAGGAAGCGGTCCGCTTCAAATCAGAACTGGGCAAAGATTTTAAACTGGTCACGCCAGGTATTCGTCCGGCAGGCAGCGACGTAGGCGATCAGCGCCGTATTATGACGCCTGAGCAGGCGCTGGCTGCTGGTGTGGATTATATGGTTATCGGGCGGCCAGTAACGCAGTCAGCTAACCCGGCAGAGACGCTTAAGGCAATCAACGCATCACTGAAAAAGGGGGCGTAA
- the lapB gene encoding lipopolysaccharide assembly protein LapB — protein sequence MLELLFLLLPVAAAYGWYMGRRSAQQTKQDEANRLSRDYVAGVNFLLSNQQDKAVDLFLDMLKEDTGTVEAHLTLGNLFRSRGEVDRAIRIHQTLMESASLTYDQRLLAVQQLGRDYMAAGLYDRAEDMFSQLIDETDFRIGALQQLLQIYQATSEWQKAIDTAERLVKLGKDKQRVEIAHFYCELALQQMGNDDMDKAMALLKKGAAADRNSARISIMMGRVFMASGDYAKAVESLLRVIDQDKELVSETLEMLQTCYQQLGKQEEWVAFLRRCVEENTGATAELMLSDVVEQYEGTDTAQVYITRQLQRHPTMRVFHKLMDYHLNDAEEGRAKESLMVLRDMVGEQVRSKPRYRCQKCGFTAYTLYWHCPSCRAWSTIKPIRGLDGQ from the coding sequence ATGCTGGAGTTGTTGTTTCTGCTTTTGCCTGTAGCCGCTGCCTATGGCTGGTATATGGGCCGCAGAAGTGCGCAACAAACAAAGCAGGATGAGGCTAACCGTCTCTCTCGCGACTACGTTGCGGGGGTGAACTTCCTCCTGAGTAATCAGCAGGATAAAGCGGTAGACTTGTTCCTCGATATGCTGAAAGAGGATACGGGGACCGTCGAAGCCCATCTCACGCTCGGTAACCTGTTCCGCTCGCGTGGCGAGGTTGACCGTGCCATCCGTATCCACCAGACCCTCATGGAAAGCGCCTCGCTGACCTACGATCAACGTCTCCTCGCGGTCCAGCAACTGGGGCGCGATTACATGGCTGCCGGGCTGTACGACCGCGCTGAAGATATGTTCTCGCAGCTGATTGATGAAACGGATTTCCGTATCGGTGCGTTGCAGCAATTACTGCAAATTTATCAGGCCACCAGCGAATGGCAAAAAGCCATTGATACTGCCGAGCGGCTGGTGAAGCTGGGTAAAGATAAGCAGCGTGTTGAGATAGCCCATTTCTACTGTGAACTTGCCCTTCAGCAGATGGGCAACGACGACATGGACAAAGCCATGGCGTTGCTGAAGAAAGGTGCAGCAGCAGATCGCAATAGCGCGCGTATCTCTATCATGATGGGACGCGTTTTTATGGCGAGTGGCGATTACGCCAAAGCCGTTGAAAGCCTGCTTCGGGTGATTGACCAGGACAAAGAGCTGGTCAGTGAAACGCTGGAGATGCTGCAAACCTGCTATCAACAGCTGGGCAAGCAGGAAGAGTGGGTAGCATTCCTGCGCCGTTGCGTGGAAGAGAATACCGGCGCAACCGCAGAGCTGATGCTCTCAGACGTGGTTGAGCAGTACGAAGGGACCGACACCGCGCAGGTGTATATTACCCGTCAGCTACAGCGTCATCCGACGATGCGGGTATTCCATAAGCTGATGGATTACCACCTGAACGACGCAGAAGAAGGGCGAGCCAAAGAGAGCCTGATGGTGCTGCGCGACATGGTCGGCGAGCAGGTGCGGAGTAAACCGCGCTACCGTTGCCAGAAGTGTGGTTTTACCGCGTATACGCTTTACTGGCATTGTCCTTCCTGCCGGGCCTGGTCCACCATCAAGCCAATCCGTGGTCTTGACGGACAGTAA
- a CDS encoding LapA family protein, whose product MKYLLIFLLVLAIFVISVTLGAQNDQQVTFNYLLAQGEYRVSSLLAVLFAAGFAIGWLVCGLFWLKVRVSLARAERKIKRLEHNIAPASDIPESSGVPVVKE is encoded by the coding sequence GTGAAATATTTACTCATTTTCTTACTGGTATTGGCGATTTTTGTCATTTCAGTCACATTGGGTGCACAAAACGATCAACAGGTGACGTTTAACTATCTGCTGGCGCAGGGCGAGTATCGCGTATCAAGTCTGCTTGCGGTCTTGTTTGCCGCAGGCTTTGCCATTGGCTGGCTGGTTTGCGGTCTGTTCTGGCTGAAAGTCCGTGTTTCTCTTGCACGCGCTGAACGTAAAATTAAACGACTTGAGCATAACATTGCGCCTGCGTCCGACATTCCGGAAAGCTCTGGTGTGCCGGTCGTGAAGGAATAA